A genome region from Oryzias melastigma strain HK-1 linkage group LG12, ASM292280v2, whole genome shotgun sequence includes the following:
- the nadk2 gene encoding NAD kinase 2, mitochondrial isoform X1 codes for MALRSILGTMCLGNRAACCRFHLHPPHAPVRHASCQSRSGFKPERVAVVTKTTRYEFEQQRYRYAGLSEEDLKQLLALKGSSYSGLLERHNIHTSNVEHVVRSLEREGIEVQVVKRGAYSEEVVRWADAIISAGGDGTMLLVASKVLSKDKPVVGVNTDPERSEGHLCLPVRYTRAFPEALDKLCRGEFRWLWRQRIRLHLGGTGINPTPVDLHEQQLSLEQHSQAHRSDSQQRSGALHQSVSTPSLLPVRGLNEIFIGESLSSSPSTSSMLTCPELIRASYYEISVEDGPWEKQKSSGLSICTGTGSKAWSYNINKLSEQAVEEVLKIGRSQAGVDVPLSPEFIERVTDQYNESLVFSPDDRRLLFSIREPIVNRVFSSSRQRGFASKVCVRSRCWDACMVVDGGTSFEFNDGAIATISTSEEDQLRTVVLEN; via the exons ATGGCCCTCCGCTCGATCCTGGGCACCATGTGCCTCGGGAACCGAGCCGCCTGCTGTCGGTTCCACCTGCACCCCCCGCACGCGCCCGTGCGCCACGCCTCGTGCCAGTCCAGGTCCGGTTTCAAGCCCGAGAGGGTGGCGGTAGTGACCAAAACAACCCGGTACGAGTTCGAGCAGCAGCGGTACCGATACGCGGGACTCTCCGAGGAGGACCTGAAGCAGCTG CTCGCCCTGAAGGGCTCCAGCTACAGCGGCCTGCTGGAGAGACACAACATCCACACCAGCAACGTGGAGCACGTCGTTCGGAGCCTGGA AAGGGAAGGCATCGAGGTGCAGGTGGTGAAGAGAGGAGCCTACAGCGAGGAGGTGGTCCGGTGGGCCGATGCCATCATCTCTGCGGGGG GAGACGGGACGATGCTCCTCGTGGCCAGTAAAGTCTTGAGCAAGGACAAGCCGGTTGTTGGCGTGAACACCGACCCTGAGAG GTCAGAAGGTCACCTCTGCCTGCCCGTGCGCTACACTCGTGCCTTCCCAGAGGCGCTGGACAAACTGTGCCGTGGAGAGTTCAG GTGGCTGTGGCGTCAGAGGATCCGTCTGCACCTGGGGGGTACGGGGATCAACCCCACCCCGGTGGACCTGCACGAGCAGCAGCTGAGCCTGGAGCAGCACAGCCAGGCTCACCGCTCCGACAGCCAACAGA GATCTGGAGCGTTGCACCAGAGCGTCTCCACGCCGAGCCTGCTCCCCGTCAGAGGCCTCAACGAAATCTTCATCGGAGAGTCTCTGTCATCCAG CCCCTCCACCTCCAGCATGCTCACCTGTCCAGAACTCATCAG GGCTTCCTACTATGAGATCTCTGTGGAGGACGGCCCGTGGGAGAAACAGAAGAGCTCCGGGCTCAGCATCTGCACTGGGACGGGGTCTAAAGCCTG GTCTTACAACATTAACAAGCTTTCAGAACAAGCTGTTGAAGAGGTTCTGAAAATTG GGAGGTCCCAGGCAGGAGTGGACGTCCCTCTGAGCCCAGAGTTCATAGAAAGAG TCACAGACCAGTACAACGAGTCGCTGGTCTTCAGTCCAGACGACCGCCGCCTCCTCTTCAGCATCCGGGAGCCCATCGTGAACCGGGTTTTCTCCAGCAGCCGGCAGAGGGGCTTCGCCAGCAA GGTGTGTGTGCGCTCTCGGTGCTGGGACGCCTGCATGGTGGTGGACGGGGGGACCTCCTTTGAGTTCAACGACGGAGCCATCGCTACAATCAGCACGAGTGAGGAGGACCAGCTGAGGACGGTGGTTCTGGAGAACTGA
- the tsc1b gene encoding TSC complex subunit 1b: protein MAREQPNVGDLLPLLETSDLHQLEEIRGLINEQLSTERGSMLLNGLVDFFLETNSAQAMHILSSVREPHDKHLLDKMNDCMTKPACRLPTLMLLGHVVRKQPSWIHKIARYPLLLSLLKCLKTDTDVVVLITGVLVLVTLLPMIPQAGKQHLWEYFDIFGRLASWNLKNPGHVSEVYLIHLHASVYSLFHRLYGMYPCNFVSYLRSHYSMKENMETFEEVVKPMLEHVRVHPELVTGTKDHELDPTRWKRYEIHDIVIECAKVSLDPKEASSEEGYATMPENFYPQIHLRAQDCTSSPYTDLHSSFGSSSSTPFSTPRQPLPPPLSLPPVSGTQLTYRSPQISRRQNSTCDLNSCGSKDPLWSPSSLCGMTTPPSSRGMSPNLELSHSASHLSSRFHCTSGGKGTPASSTPATSSPPPTLTEDFPAVSLQANAVQSSPPRKDRRQEEGCKPVLVRQESVKDPEKAGEVSTHREAAENVSMTLTELSVFIKKQELDLQLRTEKEKEEADITEELLQLTEEKQELLGLRGFDSPFYRTTETLTGTQSKGLPSTQPGGSVPDPHRAASTPDKVENSVGATTERGVGGDNRSLALDQSWSFQLGFTPIDHHLHRSPSANDEEAAKFSLFSPSPCSKTPAPPPYEPFFDLALPRAASLFVGKKTSEAVNKAAMQRLLQREEGLEDGEEEGLMPTSPLEVLDRLVQQGSDAHDKVLKRLPLPSKSADWTHFGGSAPLDELHTLRSQLLLLHNQLLFERYKREQHAVRNRRLLRRIINATALEEQNNAMKDQLNLQSVDISSLRESLQVEQHRYRQLWDDRETVVTRLHSQIRQLQQARDDYYTRNQELQSKLQECQKKMDELEAELQRANNKVCHTGHLLNQMTVKLSNSESTQQQMGFLNKQLLLLGEAHKLSMQELQNAGSDNTKLEARMLQASYAKEVEGLRQSLLVQGQKLEAAQQRVSELETHLSKKEHLIAEQKKFLEDVKCQAKVELQASDSRYQVQRKITQLLQTELLQLYSRVEMEAPASSTLPPGGRADLHTAADSSVLVPDGPERNHVNQESDGRPPHDSPRGNGSTLMAPKVSSFSISPTSSINGGQDLPPPLLVEPHPSCPHSSPLAPQPASDAPVTVGSYPSAKSFLGMRARELFRNKSESQCDEDQPPPRLAGLAHGLKTEMCVEPPCPGYSAPLDPAPSATPPSPLKASKHPPTETKHRASSQESPRRKAGGGQGGGRGQVGSGRPRQQQLKIMDYNETHQEHS from the exons CACCTTCTAGACAAGATGAACGACTGTATGACCAAGCCGGCCTGCCGCCTGCCCACACTCATGCTGCTCGGCCACGTGGTCCGCAAGCAGCCGTCCTGGATCCACAAGATTGCTCGGTACCCTCTGCTGCTGTCGCTGCTCAAATGCCTGAAG ACGGACACTGATGTAGTGGTGCTCATAACCGGAGTTCTGGTGCTGGTCACTCTGCTGCCCATGATCCCTCAGGCCGGGAAACAGCACCTGTGGGAGTACTTTGACATCTTTGGCCGCCTGGCGTCATGGAACCTGAAGAATCCAG GACACGTGTCTGAAGTTTACCTGATCCACCTGCACGCCAGCGTCTACTCCCTGTTCCACAGGCTCTACGGCATGTACCCATGCAACTTTGTGTCCTACCTGCGCTCGCATTACAGCATGAAGGAGAACATGGAGACCTTTGAGGAGGTGGTGAAG CCCATGCTGGAACATGTTCGCGTTCACCCGGAGCTGGTGACCGGCACTAAGGACCACGAGCTGGACCCCACCAG ATGGAAGAGATATGAAATCCACGATATTGTCATTGAATGTGCCAAAGTGTCTCTGGACCCCAAGGAGGCCTCCTCTGAGGAGGGCTATGCCACCATGCCCGAGAACTTCTACCCCCAGATTCACCTGAGAGCCCAGGACTGCACCTCCAGCCCGTACACGGACCTGCACAGCAGCTTTG GAAGCTCTTCTTCAACCCCGTTCTCCACTCCACGGCAGCCGTTGCCCCCTCCCCTGTCTTTGCCCCCTGTCTCAGGGACACAGTTGACCTACCGCAGCCCACAGATCTCCAGAAGACAG aattcgACATGTGACCTGAACTCCTGTGGGAGCAAGGACCCTCTGTGGAGCCCCTCCTCCCTGTGTGGCATGACCACTCCCCCTTCCTCTAGGGGCATGTCGCCCAACCTGGAGCTGTCCCACAGTGCCTCACACCTTTCCAGCCGCTTCCACTGCACATCAG GTGGGAAGGGAACGCCGGCCTCCAGCACTCCTGCCACCTCCTCCCCACCTCCAACCCTGACGGAGGATTTTCCTGCAGTCTCTCTACAGGCCAAcgcagtccagtccagtcctcCCAGAAAA gACCGTCGGCAGGAGGAAGGCTGTAAGCCGGTCCTGGTGAGGCAGGAATCCGTCAAGGACCCAGAGAAAGCAGGGGAGGTGTCCACACACAGAG AAGCAGCAGAGAACGTTTCTATGACGCTGACGGAGCTGTCCGTGTTCATTAAGAAGCAGGAGCTTGACCTCCAGCTGAGGAcggagaaggagaaggaggagg CCGACAtcacagaggagctgctgcagctcactGAGGAGAAACAGGAGCTGCTGGGCCTCCGAGGCTTCGACTCGCCCTTCTACCGCACTACCGAGACGCTGACGGGAACTCAGAGCAAAGGCCTCCCCAGCACCCAGCCCGGGGGCTCCGTCCCAGACCCCCACCGAGCTGCTTCCACACCCGACAAAGTTGAAAACTCTGTAGGCGCCACCACTGAAAGAGGAGTGGGCGGGGACAACCGGAGCCTGGCCCTGGACCAGTCCTGGTCCTTCCAGTTGGGGTTCACCCCCATCGACCACCACCTGCACCGCAGCCCCTCCGCCAACGACGAAGAGGCAGCCAAGTTCAGCTTGTTCTCCCCCAGCCCGTGCAGTAAGACCCCCGCCCCGCCACCCTACGAACCCTTTTTTGACCTGGCGCTGCCGAGGGCCGCCTCGCTGTTTGTGGGCAAGAAAACCTCAGAAGCTGTGAACAAAGCCGCAATGCAGAGGCTGCTGCAGCGGGAGGAGGGGCTGGAGGATGGCGAGGAGGAGGGGCTTATGCCCACGTCTCCACTGGAGGTGCTGGATCGCCTTGTCCAGCAGGGGAGCGACGCGCACGACAAAGTTCTCAAGAG ATTACCTTTGCCGAGTAAATCAGCTGACTGGACACACTTTGGAG GCTCGGCTCCTCTGGACGAGCTGCACACGCTGCGCAGTCAGCTTCTACTGCTGCACAACCAGCTGCTGTTTGAGCGCTACAAGAGGGAGCAGCACGCAGTCCGCAACCGCCGCCTCCTGCGCCGCATCATCAACGCCACTGCGCTGGAGGAGCAGAACAACGCTATG AAGGATCAGCTGAACTTGCAGAGTGTGGACATCAGTTCTCTGAGGGAGAGCCTGCAGGTGGAGCAGCACCGGTACCGGCAGTTGTGGGACGACCGGGAAACCGTGGTGACCCGACTGCACAGCCAGATCCGCCAGCTGCAGCAGGCCCGGGACGACTACTACACCCGCAACCAGGAGCTGCAG AGCAAGCTGCAGGAGTgtcagaagaagatggatgagcTGGAGGCTGAGCTTCAGAGGGCCAACAACAAAGTTTGTCACACAGGTCACCTGCTCAACCAGATGACGGTCAAG ctgAGCAACAGTGAGAGCACCCAGCAGCAGATGGGCTTCCTGAacaagcagctgctgctcctggGGGAGGCGCACAAACTGTCCATGCAGGAGTTACAGAACGCCGGCTCAGATAACACAAAG CTGGAGGCCCGCATGCTGCAGGCGTCCTATGCTAAGGAGGTGGAGGGTCTGCGGCAGAGTCTGCTGGTTCAGGGGCAGAAGCTAGAGGCGGCGCAGCAGAGAGTCTCTGAACTGGAAACTCACCTTTCTAAGAAGGAGCACCTCATCGCAGAGCAGAAGAAGTTCCTGGAGGATGTCAAATGCCAGGCTAA GGTGGAGCTGCAGGCCTCCGACAGCAGGTACCAGGTTCAGAGGAAGATCActcagctgctgcagactgaactcctgcagctctacAGCCGGGTGGAGATGGAGGCCCCCGCCAGCAGCACCTTGCCCCCGGGGGGCAGAGCTGACCTGCACACGGCCGCAGACTCCAG TGTGTTGGTACCGGACGGGCCCGAGAGAAACCACGTCAACCAGGAGTCGGACGGCAGACCCCCACATGACTCCCCCCGGGGCAACGGGAGCACTTTGATGGCACCAAAAGTGAGCAGCTTCTCCATTTCTCCAACCAGCTCCATCAACGGGGGCCAGGACCTGCCCCCTCCCCTGCTGGTCGAGCCCCACCCGTCCTGCCCTCATTCCAGTCCTCTGGCGCCCCAGCCCGCCTCCGACGCCCCCGTCACCGTGGGCTCCTACCCCAGCGCCAAGAGCTTCCTGGGCATGCGGGCGCGCGAGCTGTTCCGCAACAAAAGCGAGAGCCAGTGTGACGAGGACCAGCCCCCCCCGCGCCTGGCAGGCCTCGCCCACGGCCTGAAGACGGAGATGTGCGTGGAGCCGCCCTGCCCGGGCTACTCCGCCCCCCTCGACCCGGCACCCTCAGCCACTCCCCCCTCACCCCTCAAAGCCTCCAAACACCCCCCCACTGAGACCAAGCATCGAGCCTCGAGTCAGGAGAGCCCCCGCAGAAAAGCAGGAGGGGGTCAAGGTGGGGGCAGGGGGCAGGTGGGGTCAGGTCGCCCCCGGCAACAACAGCTAAAAATTATGGACTATAATGAAACACATCAGGAGCACAGTTAA
- the nadk2 gene encoding NAD kinase 2, mitochondrial isoform X3, translated as MALRSILGTMCLGNRAACCRFHLHPPHAPVRHASCQSRSGFKPERVAVVTKTTRYEFEQQRYRYAGLSEEDLKQLLALKGSSYSGLLERHNIHTSNVEHVVRSLEREGIEVQVVKRGAYSEEVVRWADAIISAGGDGTMLLVASKVLSKDKPVVGVNTDPERSEGHLCLPVRYTRAFPEALDKLCRGEFRWLWRQRIRLHLGGTGINPTPVDLHEQQLSLEQHSQAHRSDSQQRSGALHQSVSTPSLLPVRGLNEIFIGESLSSRASYYEISVEDGPWEKQKSSGLSICTGTGSKAWSYNINKLSEQAVEEVLKIGRSQAGVDVPLSPEFIERVTDQYNESLVFSPDDRRLLFSIREPIVNRVFSSSRQRGFASKVCVRSRCWDACMVVDGGTSFEFNDGAIATISTSEEDQLRTVVLEN; from the exons ATGGCCCTCCGCTCGATCCTGGGCACCATGTGCCTCGGGAACCGAGCCGCCTGCTGTCGGTTCCACCTGCACCCCCCGCACGCGCCCGTGCGCCACGCCTCGTGCCAGTCCAGGTCCGGTTTCAAGCCCGAGAGGGTGGCGGTAGTGACCAAAACAACCCGGTACGAGTTCGAGCAGCAGCGGTACCGATACGCGGGACTCTCCGAGGAGGACCTGAAGCAGCTG CTCGCCCTGAAGGGCTCCAGCTACAGCGGCCTGCTGGAGAGACACAACATCCACACCAGCAACGTGGAGCACGTCGTTCGGAGCCTGGA AAGGGAAGGCATCGAGGTGCAGGTGGTGAAGAGAGGAGCCTACAGCGAGGAGGTGGTCCGGTGGGCCGATGCCATCATCTCTGCGGGGG GAGACGGGACGATGCTCCTCGTGGCCAGTAAAGTCTTGAGCAAGGACAAGCCGGTTGTTGGCGTGAACACCGACCCTGAGAG GTCAGAAGGTCACCTCTGCCTGCCCGTGCGCTACACTCGTGCCTTCCCAGAGGCGCTGGACAAACTGTGCCGTGGAGAGTTCAG GTGGCTGTGGCGTCAGAGGATCCGTCTGCACCTGGGGGGTACGGGGATCAACCCCACCCCGGTGGACCTGCACGAGCAGCAGCTGAGCCTGGAGCAGCACAGCCAGGCTCACCGCTCCGACAGCCAACAGA GATCTGGAGCGTTGCACCAGAGCGTCTCCACGCCGAGCCTGCTCCCCGTCAGAGGCCTCAACGAAATCTTCATCGGAGAGTCTCTGTCATCCAG GGCTTCCTACTATGAGATCTCTGTGGAGGACGGCCCGTGGGAGAAACAGAAGAGCTCCGGGCTCAGCATCTGCACTGGGACGGGGTCTAAAGCCTG GTCTTACAACATTAACAAGCTTTCAGAACAAGCTGTTGAAGAGGTTCTGAAAATTG GGAGGTCCCAGGCAGGAGTGGACGTCCCTCTGAGCCCAGAGTTCATAGAAAGAG TCACAGACCAGTACAACGAGTCGCTGGTCTTCAGTCCAGACGACCGCCGCCTCCTCTTCAGCATCCGGGAGCCCATCGTGAACCGGGTTTTCTCCAGCAGCCGGCAGAGGGGCTTCGCCAGCAA GGTGTGTGTGCGCTCTCGGTGCTGGGACGCCTGCATGGTGGTGGACGGGGGGACCTCCTTTGAGTTCAACGACGGAGCCATCGCTACAATCAGCACGAGTGAGGAGGACCAGCTGAGGACGGTGGTTCTGGAGAACTGA
- the nadk2 gene encoding NAD kinase 2, mitochondrial isoform X2 has translation MALRSILGTMCLGNRAACCRFHLHPPHAPVRHASCQSRSGFKPERVAVVTKTTRYEFEQQRYRYAGLSEEDLKQLLALKGSSYSGLLERHNIHTSNVEHVVRSLEREGIEVQVVKRGAYSEEVVRWADAIISAGGDGTMLLVASKVLSKDKPVVGVNTDPERSEGHLCLPVRYTRAFPEALDKLCRGEFRWLWRQRIRLHLGGTGINPTPVDLHEQQLSLEQHSQAHRSDSQQRSGALHQSVSTPSLLPVRGLNEIFIGESLSSRSKSFKPHLNLLLHRASYYEISVEDGPWEKQKSSGLSICTGTGSKAWSYNINKLSEQAVEEVLKIGRSQAGVDVPLSPEFIERVTDQYNESLVFSPDDRRLLFSIREPIVNRVFSSSRQRGFASKVCVRSRCWDACMVVDGGTSFEFNDGAIATISTSEEDQLRTVVLEN, from the exons ATGGCCCTCCGCTCGATCCTGGGCACCATGTGCCTCGGGAACCGAGCCGCCTGCTGTCGGTTCCACCTGCACCCCCCGCACGCGCCCGTGCGCCACGCCTCGTGCCAGTCCAGGTCCGGTTTCAAGCCCGAGAGGGTGGCGGTAGTGACCAAAACAACCCGGTACGAGTTCGAGCAGCAGCGGTACCGATACGCGGGACTCTCCGAGGAGGACCTGAAGCAGCTG CTCGCCCTGAAGGGCTCCAGCTACAGCGGCCTGCTGGAGAGACACAACATCCACACCAGCAACGTGGAGCACGTCGTTCGGAGCCTGGA AAGGGAAGGCATCGAGGTGCAGGTGGTGAAGAGAGGAGCCTACAGCGAGGAGGTGGTCCGGTGGGCCGATGCCATCATCTCTGCGGGGG GAGACGGGACGATGCTCCTCGTGGCCAGTAAAGTCTTGAGCAAGGACAAGCCGGTTGTTGGCGTGAACACCGACCCTGAGAG GTCAGAAGGTCACCTCTGCCTGCCCGTGCGCTACACTCGTGCCTTCCCAGAGGCGCTGGACAAACTGTGCCGTGGAGAGTTCAG GTGGCTGTGGCGTCAGAGGATCCGTCTGCACCTGGGGGGTACGGGGATCAACCCCACCCCGGTGGACCTGCACGAGCAGCAGCTGAGCCTGGAGCAGCACAGCCAGGCTCACCGCTCCGACAGCCAACAGA GATCTGGAGCGTTGCACCAGAGCGTCTCCACGCCGAGCCTGCTCCCCGTCAGAGGCCTCAACGAAATCTTCATCGGAGAGTCTCTGTCATCCAG GTCAAAGTCTTTCAAACCCCACCTTAACCTCTTGCTCCATAGGGCTTCCTACTATGAGATCTCTGTGGAGGACGGCCCGTGGGAGAAACAGAAGAGCTCCGGGCTCAGCATCTGCACTGGGACGGGGTCTAAAGCCTG GTCTTACAACATTAACAAGCTTTCAGAACAAGCTGTTGAAGAGGTTCTGAAAATTG GGAGGTCCCAGGCAGGAGTGGACGTCCCTCTGAGCCCAGAGTTCATAGAAAGAG TCACAGACCAGTACAACGAGTCGCTGGTCTTCAGTCCAGACGACCGCCGCCTCCTCTTCAGCATCCGGGAGCCCATCGTGAACCGGGTTTTCTCCAGCAGCCGGCAGAGGGGCTTCGCCAGCAA GGTGTGTGTGCGCTCTCGGTGCTGGGACGCCTGCATGGTGGTGGACGGGGGGACCTCCTTTGAGTTCAACGACGGAGCCATCGCTACAATCAGCACGAGTGAGGAGGACCAGCTGAGGACGGTGGTTCTGGAGAACTGA